The nucleotide window TTTTCCCTCCATTTAAACTTGTTCCAATATGATAATGCCAGCAAGGCAGCTTAATGAAGACAATAGAGACGGAAGGAAAAGTCGAATGGCAGGCAGCAcagataatatcgtatcgggtggCCCCTGTGATTCTTATCCCTAGTAGACATGGTTTGTTAAAGATTTTTCTTCAGACTGTACAAGTTCAcagtaaaccaaaaaaaatattcataaaaatgttgAATGATACAGTTATCACATTGGCCTTGCACATCTATctacaaaaaaattcttttaaaaacttGTTTTGTGCAACCTGTACCTAAAGTATGCTAATTACACCCAACCTTCTTTTTACGGCACTGAGATCATGTGACCTGAGACCTCGttataattttcttcaaaacaaTCAGGTCAGGTCAATTGTGGTCAGGGTGTGTGTTAACTGGTGAATCCCAATGATTTCAAGAGATGTTTTAGTGAGCATTATGTTATGTAACTAGCCTGTTACAgtcatttctttttcatataataataataataataattgcataaataatgataataaagaaTGATTAATTAGTCAAATTTTATAACTGACGACTGACCACAATATTGAAATAGATGAATATCGAGATCACCTGTTCCACTTTTGGCAACCCTGTCAAATAGTACAGATTCACCACATACTGAGCACACACACTTCCGCTTAGGGATGTGTTTCAAAAGTAGATTTTTACAGGTCGCTTAATACCTAGTCAACATAACAACCTCTATGGTGGACATTAGTGCCTGGCGTTTTCTCTAAAGTCACATCAGGTCATCACTTAAGTGTTCGTGGCAACCATGTGAGTTTTAGCGAGTGTTAACGATGATGAACCTTGTTTTGTGCACATACAACATCCGTCCAAAATAACACATCAACGTTGTAGTTTTGAGAGAGAAACAAAAGCCTTTGAATAAGTatggatttatttatacaaTCTATTATTACATTCATGTTGGAATTTATAACTTCCTTTAATAAATTTATGTGCATTTAACTTAATGTACAATTAAACAGGCAGTTAAAGACAGTTCTAGTGCTGCTTTTTAACCTTTCTCCGAGGGGGATAAAGGGAGATTTTACTTTCAGAACTGATGAAATGTTCTGTcattctgcgcaatcaaaagtcccggtttgacttgaacgcctctcacACATACCCCTATCTCTACATTGCCATGCTCGCCATGGCGCCTCTCTTCCTCCCTTGATTTCTCTCAGACCGTCTTGCTGTCCCCCAGTTCTCTTGCTCTTTCTGTTGCCGCCTGCACGGCCCCCATGGCGGCGGCCCTGATCCCTCCTTTTTCCAGCGCATGAAGCCCGTAGATTGTGGTCCCGCCTGGAGTACACACTTCTGCCTTTAACTGTGCTGGATGCTTCTCACCATCTCGCAACAAATAACCTGCACCCTGTCAAAACCATTTACTCTGTAATAAAAtcatatgatatatatatataaatgattaaaacataTACAGCTGTAAAAATACTTACCAGTATAGTCTGGGCTGCAAAACGCTGAGCCAGCGCGCTCGGCATTCCCATTTTAACGGCTCCTTCAGCCAGGGCCTCAGCAAACACGTAGACCTATCAGAGAGAGCTGGATGTTAAATCGATAAAATGTGCCATCGCCATTTTTCGAAAAGTCGCAAGCCGACCCGGCGatatgcaccatgtcacaagtTTTCCAAGCACTAGTGCGTTTATACTCACAAAAGCGACACCACTGCCACTTAGGCCTGTGTGGGCATCGATCCAGGACTCGGGTCCGACCTCCACCAGTCCACAAGGGGAAAGGAGACTCTTCAGCTGAGACGCTACCTCCTGCTTGACCCCTGCTCCACTTGCCAAGAGGAGAGCTCCTTCCTGGAGCATGCACGGGAGATTCGGCATCAGACGCATCACGCAGGATCCTCCGGGCAACAACTAGACACGGAAATTTGTAAAGAAGTATTAATTTACTTCCTGCTTATGCGTACGACTATACAGTCAGCCTTGGTCTGAATCCCCATTCTCCTCCGATCTTGATCTCTCCCACCAATCAGAAATGTCCTCCCGAATATGAACTACAGTATGTCGCTTGACTCTGCATCTAACTGCATCACGTTATACATCGTACCAGAATAgtgataaataaagaaatacccAGCTGGTCCTATTAAAGTATacatagaaagaaaaatatctCACCTTCTCAAGGGTCGCTATGGTGACCCCGGCTGCAACAGAGACAATAACGTGTTGTGGGGTGACATGCTCCGAGAGTAAACTTAGGACCGGAGAGATCAGATGGGGTTTAACTGCCAGAAAGACCAGACGAGAACCACGAAGAACTGCCTCGTTTGAGTGCGTGACTGCAACTCCCATTGCCTGGAGGTCAGGATATAGATTTTAGGAAATTGTAATCCTAATCCAGAATTATGGAAGCATGTTTGATTGCATTGTGAGTTTTTTATACTTCATCGTGCATACAATGTGTGCGCGATTTACCCGGAAGCGGGGAAAGTTGTTTTCAGACGGGGCGCTTACAGTGACATTAGACGCGATGACATCACCTAACAATGCAGAACACACAAATCCAGGATCGGGGTTTAAAACTGAACATTTGGCAACGCTACAATTAGATCTTGCATATACGGTACAGTAAAACTCATGTGAACAAATAACCTTCTCTGTGAAAGTGCTCCGAAGTTTCATGATGTCAAATCAAcaatcataaataaacaaagtaaactTCTTAGCGTCAAAGTAAGCGATTTGTACTGTAAGTATTAGCGCTATATTAATGAACATAATGAACAtatggggtcaggggtagctcagtggttaaggcattggactatggttcggaagatcccaggttcaaaccccacaaccgccaagttgccactgttgggcccttgagcaaggcccttaaccctcaactgctcagatgtgtaatgagataaaaatgtaagtcgctctggataagagcgtctgccaaatgcctaaatgtaaatgtaaacatgcagATAAATTCGTTcaaggagcgttcaagtcaaaccgggacttttgcttgcttatcccagtgtttcactagtacttggataccatcaaggtatccaaggttttctcagtatgccggagccatgatccgacttcctgcttcatgtctgaaacaccggcctcccaggaactcctttaatggcccaaacatgtggaaatggcttggatctAGGATTGTACAGGGGATTGTACAAGTTGTCTGTCGatttta belongs to Clarias gariepinus isolate MV-2021 ecotype Netherlands chromosome 2, CGAR_prim_01v2, whole genome shotgun sequence and includes:
- the pycr3 gene encoding pyrroline-5-carboxylate reductase 3; this encodes MEESPQLKIGFIGAGNMAYGIAKGILRSGDVIASNVTVSAPSENNFPRFRAMGVAVTHSNEAVLRGSRLVFLAVKPHLISPVLSLLSEHVTPQHVIVSVAAGVTIATLEKLLPGGSCVMRLMPNLPCMLQEGALLLASGAGVKQEVASQLKSLLSPCGLVEVGPESWIDAHTGLSGSGVAFVYVFAEALAEGAVKMGMPSALAQRFAAQTILGAGYLLRDGEKHPAQLKAEVCTPGGTTIYGLHALEKGGIRAAAMGAVQAATERARELGDSKTV